One Gossypium raimondii isolate GPD5lz chromosome 3, ASM2569854v1, whole genome shotgun sequence genomic window carries:
- the LOC105794230 gene encoding UDP-glucose 6-dehydrogenase 5 — MVKICCIGAGYVGGPTMAVIALKCPEIQVAVVDISVPRISAWNSDTLPIYEPGLDEVVKKCRGKNLFFSSDVEKHVSEADIVFVSVNTPTKTQGLGAGKAADLTYWESAARMIADVSKSNKIVVEKSTVPVKTAEAIEKILTHNSKGINFQILSNPEFLAEGTAIQDLFEPDRVLVGGRETPEGQKAIKALRDVYAHWVPMDRIICTNLWSAELSKLAANAFLAQRISSVNAMSALCEATGADVSQVSHAVGKDTRIGPKFLNASVGFGGSCFQKDILNLVYICECNGLPEVANYWKQVIKVNDYQKTRFVNRIVSSMFNTVSGKKIAILGFAFKKDTGDTRETPAIDVCKGLLGDKAMLSIYDPQVSEEQIQRDLSMNKFDWDHPVHLQPTSPSSMKQVSVVWDAYAATKDAHGICILTEWDEFKTLDYQKIYDNMQKPAFVFDGRNIVDVAKLREIGFIVYSIGKPLDEWLKDMPAVA, encoded by the coding sequence ATGGTGAAGATCTGTTGCATCGGAGCCGGATATGTTGGTGGGCCAACAATGGCAGTTATTGCACTAAAATGCCCAGAAATTCAAGTAGCTGTTGTGGATATTTCAGTGCCAAGAATAAGTGCCTGGAATAGTGATACTCTCCCCATATACGAGCCAGGGCTCGACGAGGTGGTGAAGAAATGCAGAGGAAAGAACCTTTTCTTTAGCAGTGATGTGGAGAAGCATGTTTCTGAGGCTGATATAGTGTTTGTTTCGGTTAACACACCCACCAAAACTCAAGGCCTTGGTGCTGGGAAAGCGGCTGATCTCACGTACTGGGAGAGTGCGGCTCGTATGATCGCCGATGTATCCAAATCCAACAAGATTGTGGTTGAGAAGTCGACCGTCCCTGTTAAAACTGCCGAGGcaattgagaaaattttgaCACACAATAGCAAAGGCATCAACTTTCAGATTCTCTCCAACCCTGAATTCCTTGCTGAGGGAACTGCAATCCAGGACCTATTTGAACCTGACCGTGTTCTCGTAGGAGGCAGAGAGACCCCAGAAGGTCAAAAGGCTATTAAGGCATTGAGGGATGTTTATGCTCACTGGGTTCCGATGGACCGTATCATATGCACCAACCTCTGGTCTGCTGAGCTTTCGAAGCTCGCTGCCAATGCCTTCTTGGCACAGAGAATCTCTTCTGTTAATGCTATGTCGGCATTGTGTGAGGCCACTGGTGCTGATGTGAGCCAAGTTTCTCATGCTGTCGGGAAGGATACGAGAATAGGACCCAAGTTCTTGAATGCTAGTGTTGGTTTTGGTGGATCATGTTTCCAAAAGGACATTCTCAACTTGGTTTATATCTGTGAGTGCAATGGGCTCCCAGAGGTAGCAAATTACTGGAAACAAGTGATAAAGGTGAACGATTACCAGAAAACTCGCTTTGTGAACCGGATTGTGTCCTCAATGTTCAACACAGTTTCAGGGAAGAAGATTGCCATTCTTGGATTTGCTTTCAAGAAGGACACTGGTGACACTAGGGAGACCCCGGCGATCGATGTGTGCAAAGGACTGTTGGGTGACAAGGCTATGCTGAGCATATACGACCCTCAAGTCAGCGAAGAGCAGATTCAGAGGGATCTTTCGATGAACAAGTTCGATTGGGACCATCCAGTTCATCTTCAGCCGACGAGCCCGAGTTCCATGAAGCAAGTTAGCGTTGTTTGGGATGCCTATGCGGCAACAAAGGATGCTCATGGGATTTGCATTCTGACAGAGTGGGATGAGTTTAAAACCCTGGATTACCAGAAGATTTATGATAACATGCAGAAGCCTGCATTCGTCTTCGATGGCCGGAACATCGTGGATGTAGCTAAGCTGAGGGAAATCGGGTTTATTGTCTACTCCATTGGAAAGCCATTGGATGAATGGCTAAAGGACATGCCAGCGGTGGCATAA
- the LOC105794232 gene encoding protein KTI12 homolog — protein MALVVICGQPCSGKSTAAKCLAEALNESECKQTVRIIDETSFHLDRNQSYANMPSEKNLRGVLRSEVDRSVSKDNIIIVDSLNSIKGYRYELWCLARAAGIRYCVLYCDVGESHCRKWNEERREKGEAAYNDVIFEDLVRRFEKPDRRNRWDSPLFELWAHNDGVERSSIAIVDVVLYLTKKADSKSRDVKILQPTIATQNTRFSEANSLYEMDRATQEVINAIVEAQSQSIGGPLANISIGQGLPNIDISRSVGLPELRRLRRTFIKLTGQTSLSGRPPPSDSNSAKRMFVDYLNRELGTIA, from the coding sequence ATGGCATTGGTGGTAATTTGTGGGCAGCCGTGCAGTGGGAAGTCAACAGCTGCGAAATGTCTAGCTGAAGCTCTGAATGAATCAGAGTGCAAACAGACTGTAAGGATCATCGATGAGACTTCATTTCATCTTGATCGTAATCAGAGCTATGCTAATATGCCATCAGAGAAGAATTTACGGGGAGTGCTTAGGTCCGAAGTTGATAGGTCTGTCTCCAAAGATAATATCATTATAGTTGATTCTTTGAACAGTATCAAGGGTTATCGATACGAGTTGTGGTGTTTGGCTCGTGCTGCTGGGATAAGGTACTGTGTGTTGTACTGTGATGTTGGAGAATCGCACTGTAGGAAATGGAATGAAGAGCGTCGGGAGAAGGGAGAGGCTGCATATAATGATGTGATATTTGAGGATTTAGTTAGAAGATTTGAGAAACCGGATAGAAGAAATCGTTGGGATTCGCCTTTGTTCGAGCTATGGGCTCATAATGATGGAGTGGAGAGATCTTCTATTGCCATTGTAGATGTGGTtttgtatttgacaaaaaaagCAGACTCGAAATCTCGGGATGTTAAGATTTTGCAGCCAACCATTGCCACACAAAATACCCGGTTTTCAGAGGCAAATTCACTGTATGAGATGGACAGAGCCACGCAGGAGGTGATTAATGCTATTGTGGAAGCACAATCCCAGTCAATTGGAGGACCTCTTGCCAATATCTCCATTGGTCAAGGTTTACCGAATATCGATATTTCTAGATCGGTTGGGTTGCCGGAGCTACGGAGATTACGGAGAACATTCATCAAGTTAACAGGACAAACAAGTTTGAGTGGACGACCTCCCCCTTCCGATTCCAACAGTGCAAAGAGGATGTTTGTAGACTATCTGAATCGAGAACTTGGAACTATTGCTTGA